From the genome of Falco biarmicus isolate bFalBia1 chromosome 2, bFalBia1.pri, whole genome shotgun sequence:
TTGGTATAAAGTACGTAGTTTGAGAGCCTgtttaaaaaatcacttttccagcatgaaaacacacaaaagctgAAGTTCCTGTATCGTCCCTCCAAAAAGATGTCTCAGCTGTACcgaagagaaaaggaaacattcGGCTGTGCATTCAAATTAGCTGtcaagaaacacaaaacataaATCTGACTTAATAGCATAATTTGGAAATGTGTTCTGGGCCCACCCTTGGCAATAACACCAGGGTTTAACTCACGTTGTAGCAATATTTAAAACAGCTCTGCAACTTTGGTTCTCCACCCAactaaacaacagaaaattatgttgttaaatgaaaaacacCACACGTATTTAAGCGAGAGAAACCATCTAAACTTCTgacatttttcatcttcatttttttttaatccaaaagatttgtacagcatttttttttaaataacttacaggatcaaaaggaaaataaatgcatagcTTCAAAACCTTAGAATATAACCTCCCCTTGTTGCGGAAGAGTTCAAAGTCATAAAGTGCTGCAGATATGAACACACATCAGACAAATAATCTAGTAACTaacttatttttctggtttatttaaCAATATTCCAGGCTTagaacattaaataaaaatctcacaGACAATGGGTAGGACTAACAATGgctttgttgttggttttttttttcctttttcttctccttttttttttaaaagaacgCTGACACACATCAATTGAACCGactacagttttattttggataccaaaaaataaaaagaagctggaaagaaaagagtaGTGCATTGCACCGATCTCAGTAAATCTGCTTGTAAGCATCACTGCGTATGTTTAGCCCTAGAAGGACAAAGATGCAAACAGGAGATGGATGCTGTTAAGAGGGGCAGGCTGAACACAGACCAGGGGAGCGGTGCTCTGGGCTCTGCCTTGGTTGTGAGGGCACGGCTTTGAATTATGCTCACGTGAGACAGGATCCACACACCTCACACTAACATTTGCGCAGCTTCTTGAGGGCTAGCAGCAGTGGTAGCAGGCGGAGGTGGTGTGAGGGGACACAACTGACACCAGCTGGTACTCAACGGATGTAAAAACCAAGAGGTCTTCCTGGCAGACTGCAGGGGTGTCACAGGAGCTCAGGTAACATCAAAAAGGGACCTCCTGTATCTCGCTCCCTTCCATAACTTGATTATTCTACCCTCACGGACAGCCTATATATCTGCGAGAGTTTAGGCCAAGCCTGTGTTTTGTACCTTGGGCAATCACATACACCTCCTCAGTGGGTGTGGAGAGTAGCAAGATCCAACGGGATGCACTCTGTGTGTACTTTGTGCAAgtgcaaattaattttcaggGGGCTAGAGAGTGAAAACCCAGGCCTACTGACAGCCAAACACCGGCCACAGCACCtgttaaatgcatttttctcaggATTAAACATGCCAGGTAGTTCACTGCTATTTACTTCAGTGCTCCTTTACTCTAACCTCtgtccttcctccccacccacccaccccttccTACTACCTACAAAGAACACAAGGCCTCAAACTTGCAAAAACTATTAAACCATAATATAAAGTCTGGCAATAGATTCAATTCTATCAcaattctcatttttctgtgctcCTCCTGGCTGGGCCCTTTCTACAACCAATTGTCTATGGTCACCAtcatgatgaaaaaaaccaacttcttCCTCTAGAAGAGTACTGGCCAGTCTTCAACAGACCTCTCTGGAAAGATTGTGCTTGACAGTCATAGACTATAGCCAAGGTGGGGGGTGAGACACcagtaacaaaaacaaaaccccaaaaaccttTTGACTGTTAACTGGAAAATGCCAAGATGTCCTCCTCTGCACCTCAGGGAAAAATGCTGGCTGCTATCCCACTCTGTGCCAAGCGTGAACTCTACTCTTGTTTATGATGTGTATTTCATAAAGAGATGGGGGGGCTGGggatggttttctttctttttcttgtttgccgAGTTCTCAAAAAGGCTTAAAACACTTAAGCGTAGAGACATGAAGGAGCAATTACAATACACAACAACTAATCAGAAACAGTACTCAAACATTAGACTGGACGGGACTAAAGTCCACTCTACAAACTGAAccaaaaagaggagaaaaaaaaaagatggtttaaGTGCTAACGCAATAAGAAACAATCCTAAAGACTCACTAAATACATGTGGGGAAATGGAAGGGTCcccttcttttaaatatatttacataatagtaaagctttttattttgcttttcttgccaaCAAAATTTTCTAGCTACCCTGGGCGAAGTCCCCATTTAAATTAAGAGGTTAAGGATTTTGTAACTTAGACAGAATGTTAGACCCGCAGCCCGTACACGTCTCCCCAaaccctccttccctccctctctccgCCACTGCCGCTGAGGGGCCGATACCTTGCCCGCTTCGCACCGCATGGCATCAGCCAGAACGTAACAAAGCCAAGGTAACACAACGCCACCTCAACCCTGCACACTTCGTCACCACTTTGTCAAAGCGCAAGAGACTACAATCAGGGCTTGCctagacacatacacacacacacacaaaaaaaagttttgccaTTTAGCCGCTGCAGTTAAATGGTAAAACCAGACTAACGTGGACACAACAATACCAGTTTAGAAGTGTTTATACCATTTACACCGCACTGGAAAGGAGAATAACTTATCCCAGTATAAGTGCATCCACACTACAGCCTATGCCAGCACAGtatcagttaaaataaaaatacatcagtcCCCTAATTGACAGAAATATACCAGCTGAACTTTTCTGGCATAGACCAGGCCTAAGACATGAGgtagtgaaaacagaaaatcaggctcaagatatttttttttcatttcatagcaTTGATACACTCTAAAAATATCCACTGCTCAGAtttatggattttaaaaatgttttaaaatccaaaatttAAAGCTAACATCCTGAGTCACACAGGATTCACAAACAGAGGCATAAATCTTAAAAACTCCCTTGCTCGGGGTCCtaattcaagaaaatatttttgtgatagAAAGCACATAAGCATGTGTTTGTCTCCcactgaagcaagtggaaaggAAACACATGGGTAAGTGCTTTCTGAAATCTGGGCCACAGTCAGAAATCACGGTCTTTGTAGAATTTATTTCCTCattcatttcagtgctgtttaatCACAAGTCATTCATGTTTTAAGACAGTGGGGAAAACATAGACAATGGAAGCTAAATCAAGTTTGTTACAACTGTTCAATATTTACAGCATTCAAAGCataaaacagaagtatttttggTAACTTaagacaaatacttttttctttgttattaaCTGTACCGCAGCAGTCCTGTTAAACAAACCCACTGTCTCTGATATTAAAGAAATTGTTGTTTACATTTACCGagtcatttaaattaaaaatctgttccTGTTCCAAACCCCACTCTCCTTCGTCTTCGTCCTCCGGTTCAGCCTCAGACCCATTCCGACTGTTTTCGTACAAAAAGATCTGCTCATCCACATGAGCCGGCGCTAACCGGTTTCTCTTTGCACTTACAACATTAGCAGATGAACCAAAGAGGCGTTCAGGGAAGACCCTTGTGGCCAGAATACACCAGTATTTTTGAAGAACCTTTGGTAAAACTGGAAATAGCGCTAGTCTGTCAGACCACCACTTCAGTGGGTCTTCATTTAAACCGAGGACCTTTTGTGACTTGAAGTTGCTCAGCTCCTCAACGATTTGAGCATGCCATTCCTCCTGGTCTTCCACACCTCCTGTCTGGCAAAAGATCTCTGCAAGCATGTTGTTGATGACACTGGTAGGAGGAGGAGTAGAGgagatgatgattttttttacagggGGCTCTTCTGAAACTGTGAAGAATTTCTCTTCAGTCctaaaggtattttcttttactttctccaGCAGGCTTTTTGCTTCTTCCACCACTCTGTTTTCAACCTGCTGCCGCTCAAAGgctgaaagaaaaggcagtttttTGTAGCGAGGATCCAAGAAAGTTGCAACATTGAGGAACATGTCTATCTCAGGGGTGTGCTGGTAGGTGGTTGACAGTTCTTTAGCAATCACCTCCTTTGCCATGCTGATTTCCTTCAAATCATTCTCTTTGATGTTCAGGGTAGTATTCAGAAGCATGTGGAGAAGTGGCTTCACCATACTTATCGTTGGGTACTTTGAAGCAGACATCATCTCCGCGACCTGCttgaaaggctgcagcagctccaccaGCCCTTCAATTGTATTCCACTCACTGGATTCCAGCATGAGGTGGTGGTTGTTGCTGTCCTCCACGAGAACAGCTGCAATGACAAACTGCTGCTCCTTGAGGCGCTGCAGCATAGCGAGTGTGCTTCCCCACCAGGAAACCCGGTCGCTTACCAGCATGCAGTGGAGGatattctgctgcttctgcttctcactCAGCATGTACATCGCAACTGTAGACTGCTGAAAATACTCCACCAGTTTTCGGCACCTGGCAAGAAGGCTGCAGAGTTTGGGGAGCTGAAAAGCTTGTTGTATTCCTGCGTTAAAAGTGTGCCCCAAACAAGGCATCTGTACGGGAATATCTAGAAGGGAGCAAGCTTTCACAATGTCTTTACTATAATCTGTTGTAGCACCAAAGACTTTTGTATTGATCCCCCACTCAATGAATGTTTCATAAAGGACTCTCGTAATAGTCTCTGCAGTATTATCCTCAGGtacttcaaatgtttttaaacaccGCGAGTTCACAGCCAGGCAGTTGGCAGGACTGCTGCTGAGAAAGTGAACCGCGACAGTTACATATGACCTGTTCTGGTTTTCACTCCTCCACATGTCTGTGGATATGCCACACCATAGAACCTCAGTGAGCTCTTTCAGCACAATTTCTCTAATGGCATTGTACTTTTCGGGAATAGCTTTTGTACAGAAGTACTTCCGGCTCGGAAGTTCATACCTGGGGTCTGCTGTTCTCAAGAGGGCCTTGAAGGTGGGTTCATCCACGATAGAGGCAGGATACATGCCCTCACAAATTAAGCTGATGACTGCAGATGTCAGTTCctgatgctttttgttttcata
Proteins encoded in this window:
- the ZBED1 gene encoding E3 SUMO-protein ligase ZBED1 — its product is MENKSLEGSPSDLKLVAHPRAKSKVWKYFGFDTNAEGCILQWKKIYCRICMAQIAYSGNTSNLSYHLEKNHPDEFCEFVKSNTEQMREAFATAFSKIKPESSQQVVQDSLIMKTYQNYENKKHQELTSAVISLICEGMYPASIVDEPTFKALLRTADPRYELPSRKYFCTKAIPEKYNAIREIVLKELTEVLWCGISTDMWRSENQNRSYVTVAVHFLSSSPANCLAVNSRCLKTFEVPEDNTAETITRVLYETFIEWGINTKVFGATTDYSKDIVKACSLLDIPVQMPCLGHTFNAGIQQAFQLPKLCSLLARCRKLVEYFQQSTVAMYMLSEKQKQQNILHCMLVSDRVSWWGSTLAMLQRLKEQQFVIAAVLVEDSNNHHLMLESSEWNTIEGLVELLQPFKQVAEMMSASKYPTISMVKPLLHMLLNTTLNIKENDLKEISMAKEVIAKELSTTYQHTPEIDMFLNVATFLDPRYKKLPFLSAFERQQVENRVVEEAKSLLEKVKENTFRTEEKFFTVSEEPPVKKIIISSTPPPTSVINNMLAEIFCQTGGVEDQEEWHAQIVEELSNFKSQKVLGLNEDPLKWWSDRLALFPVLPKVLQKYWCILATRVFPERLFGSSANVVSAKRNRLAPAHVDEQIFLYENSRNGSEAEPEDEDEGEWGLEQEQIFNLNDSVNVNNNFFNIRDSGFV